A window of Pseudophryne corroboree isolate aPseCor3 chromosome 1, aPseCor3.hap2, whole genome shotgun sequence genomic DNA:
GCCAGTGCCAGATGGGTGTATATTACTCCTAAActatcagcctcaatctttcctagaTAACATACATTTTGAGAGGTAAATAATTTGAATACTACTTATTTCTGGCTGAGTGGCTGGTGATCATTGTTCTGGTATGACGACGGGCCTATATTTATGTGGGGCCAGGGCTGGATAACCATTAAGCAAAATACTCATATGCTTAGGACATAAAGGGAAATGGGCACCAGAGAAATGTTCTGTTTCCAGATTTACCATGGACCATAAGGTGCAAAACTGCAAAAGGTCTCCCACACTAAATGAAAAAATGACACAATAAAATAGTAAGAACagaggttaatatatatatatatatatatatatatatatatatacataggtgaGATTAGTTTTGAGGATCTGATCGTAGACTTTGCAATTAGAAAAAGTAGTACAGAAAATTTCAAATATGAATAAAGTGAAAATATACAAAAATAATATTATTTTCCACTTTCCTTGGTACCACTATTCTATGTCAAAGATACTCTATCCTGATGAAATCGTTCATCATTGACTGCCCAAGATTTTTCAGGAAAATGAGTGGGAGTCCAAAAACTCAATATTTAGACTCACATTGCATCCAAGAGCTCTAAACGAGGTCAAAAGGTCAGAGGGTCGTTTACAATGTCATAGTAGTTTTCTGATTTGTGATTTCCCAAAAAATTCTTGCAAATTTTCTTAAATGACAACTATATAGATTTCTCATGTTCATTGAGCTCTGCATCACATCTTCATCTCGAAGCAGTTCCCTGATTTGAGGTCCTACAAAAATACCCTGCTCTATATTTGCCTCACTGAGCTTGGGGAATTTTTTCCTCACAAAGGTGATTCCTATTCTTCATCAGCCATGTGCAATGGAGACAGATCATTTTTCTCAGGATCAACAATATTGACTACATTTTTCTGACCTGGAATCGGTGAGGTTCGTTTTGGCCACATTTTCTTTATATACtgataattttttttttgtctttactGTCACAGAATCAAAACAACAGAATTTTGCATAACCAAGTTGCATTCCAAGTAAAAGTGCAGCAACCTTGGGGTTAAAATCTATTAGACTACGAAAATAGCTATGTTTGCTACTATTTTGGTTCCAAATGATCTAAAGAActttaactgaaaaaaaaaaaaaatctgggtgATAAAAAATATTCTGAAACCTTATTTGAGTGTAAAAAGATTTATCAGAATCAGGTATTTTTTGCGTGGGACAAAATCTTTGTTACATAGAATTTGACAACAGATAAGAAcaacatctagtctgcccctttttttagccATATTGTTACTTTAATCCCCAtttaatccttatttctttgtaaggagatccttatgtctatcccgtgcctgtttacattgctctactgtcatagcctctaccacctctgctgggaggtgATTCCACTTGTTAACTACCCTTTCCTCTGAACCTACTGTATTCCCTTCAGTTAACCAGTGttattaatctggccctggagATATTGTTCCATAAACATTACTACATTTCCATCAGCCTCCATCTGATTATGTCTTTATTCCACAGTTGGCTGGAATCCCTCAGAAAGAAATGGCGAAACCATCATATCCTGAAATGCAGGAAAACATAGAATATGCAACAGAAAGTCAAGCCGTGAATGATGATTACAGAAATTCTGGTCTTAGCCGTGGACATGTCAACCCAAGCCAACATCATAGCAGTACATCCCAGCTCTCCACATTCACATATACCAATATGGCGCCCCAAGATTCCACATTTAATAGCGGAACTTGGAATCAATATGAAAACTTTCTGAAGGACAGTATTCTACCCTCCTGTGTTCAGACACATGTGATCACAGGGATTATTCTCTCTGGGTTCACTCCTGGGGAGGGAAAGTGGTTGCGAAACCGAGTTAATGTACCTGACTTTTACTGGAGCGCATTTTGTTGTGTGAAAGCAAATGGTACAAAGAGGGCAGAAGGCAGGCTTGGCCGGAATTCAAGTCCTTACGATGTAGTCACACAAACGGTCCCAGAACTGGAAGCAATCCTCAGCAACCGATATGGGAGGAATGTGTCATTATTTTATAAGGGATGCCAGTGAGAATGACCAGATTATATGATGACGTAATACCACCCATATCATAGCTTATATATCTGCCACAGTCCGCCTTTACCTACCAACAAGTTTAGGTGACTGGATTGCTGGCCATGTTCTCCATTTTGAAAAACTAATTGACTCtaagtaataatatactgtatgtcctgCATAATATGATCCAAAATGATTTACTATAGTGAATTGTACAAAGTGAGACCACTTAGACTCCCTTCATACTTCTGACTTTACTATGCTAGATCCCGACCTTTCTATGCATAGATCCTGACCTTTCTACACCTAGATCCTGACCTTTCTACGCCTAGATCCCGACCTTTCTACGTCTAGATCCCGACCTTTCTATGCCTAGATCCCGACCTTTCTACACCTAGATCCCGACCTTTCTATGCATAGATCCCGACCTTTCTACACCTAGATCCCAACCTTTCTACGCCTAGATCCCGACCTTTCTACGCCTAGATCCCGACCTTTCTATGCCTAGATCCCGACCTTTCTACGTCTAGATCCCAACCTTTCTATGCCTAGAGTCTGACCTTTCTGCGCCTAGAACCAGACCTTTCTATGCCTAGTTCCGCACCTTTCTATGCCTAGATCCGGACCTTTCTATGCCTAGATCCTGACCTTTTTATGCCTAGATTCTGACCTTTCTACGCCTATAACCCGACCTTTCTACGCCTAGTTCCGCACCTTTCTATGCCTAGATCCCGACCTTTCCATGCCTAGATTCTGACCTTTCTACACCTAGAAGCCGACCTTTctacacctagggggtaattctgagttgatcgcagcagcaagtttgttagcaattgggcaaaaccatgtgcactgcaggggggggcagatataacatttgcagagagagttagatttgggtgggttatttcgtttctgtgcggggtaaatactggctgctttatttttacactgcaatttagatttcagtttgaatacaccccacccaaatctaactctctctgcacatattatatctgtcccccctgcagtgcacatggttttgcccaaatgctaacatatttgctgctgcgatcaactcagaattaggcccctagatCCCGACCTTTCTATGTCTAGATCCCGACCTTTCTACGTCTAGATCCCGACCTTTCTATGCCTATATTCTGACCTTTCTACGCCTAGATCCCGACTTTCTATGCCTAGATCCCGACCTTTCTGCGTCTAGATCTCGACCTTTCTATGCCTAGATTCTGACCTTTCTATGGCTGGAACGCAACCTTTCTACGCCTAGTTCTCGACCTTTCTATGCATAGATCCCGACCTTTCTACACCTAGATCctggggatccggattgaaagtcgacaataactaggtcgacaatgtccaggtcgaccacttttggtcgacagtaactaggtcgacagggcgtctaggtcgacatggtctttaagtcgacatgttctaggtcgacaggtcaaaaggtcgacgtgagtttttcacaatttttttctttttttgaaccttttcatacttaacgatccacgtggactacgattggaacggtaatctgtgccgagcgaagcggtagcggagcgaaggcaccatgcgaggggacgcggtgcagtaattggggttcccggtcactctacgaagaaaacgacaccaaaataacattaaaaactcatgtcgaccttttgacctgtcgacctagaacatgtcgacctaaagaccctgtcgacctagacaccctgtcgacctagttactgtcgaccaatagtggatcgacctagacattgtcgacctagttactgtcggctttcaataccacaccctagaTCCTGACCTTTCTACGCCTAGATCCCGACCTTTCTACgggatccgttcacatggtcgaccatgttatggtcgacagtcattaggtcgaccactattggtcgacattgacatggtcgacatggacacatggtcgacacatgaaaggtcgacacatgaaaaggtcgacatgagttttttaacttttttttcttttggggaacttttccatactttacgatccacatggactacgattggaacggtaaagtgtgccgagcgaagcggtagcggagcgaaggcaccatgcgaggggacgctgtgcactaattggggttcccagtcactttacgcaaaaaacgacacaaaaaaaagtttaaaaactcatgtcgaccttttcatatgtcgacctttcatgtggcgaccattttcatgtgtcgaccatgtgtccatgtcgaccatgtcaatgtcgaccaatagtggtcgacctaatgactgtcgaccataacatggtcgaccattcataccggaacccctttCTACGTCTTGATCCCGACCTTTCTATGCCTAGATTCTGATTTTTCTATGCCTAGAACCCGACCTTTCTATGCATAGATCCCGACCTTTCTATGCCTAGATTCTGACCTTTCTACACCTAGATCCTGACCTTTCTACGCCTAGATCCCGACCTTTCTATGCCTAGATCCTGACCTTTCTACGCCTAGATCCCGACCTTTCTATGCCTAGATCCCGACCTTTCTATTCCAGATCCCGACCTTTCTACGTCTAGATCCCGACCTTTCTATGACTAGATTCTGACCTTTCTACGCCGAGAAGCCGACCTTTCTACACCTAGTTCCCGACCTTTCTATGCCTAGATCCTGACCTTTCTATGCCTAGATTCTGACCTTTCTATGCCTAGATCCCGACCTTTCTATGCCTAGTTTCTGACCTTTCTATGCCTAGAAGCCGACCTTTCTACACCTAGTTCCAGACCTTTCTATGCCTAGATCCCGACCTTTCTATGCCTAGATTCTGACCTTTCTGTGCCTAGATCCCGACCTTTCTATGCCTAGATCCCGACCTTTCTATGCCTAGATTCTGACCTTTCTATGCTTAGATCCCGACCTTTCTACACCTAGATCCCAACCTTTCTACTCCTAGATCTCGACCTTTCTACGTCTAGATCTCAACCTTTCTATGCCTAGATCCCGACCTTTCTATGTCTAAATTCTGACCTTTCTACGCCTAGATCCCGACTTTTCTATGTCTAGATCCTGATTGCTTAATCTGTAAACATATCTGTATAAAACATCACTCATGTTAGTGTTAGCTCTGCAATAAGCCCCCATAGAATCAGTGCTTTTAATGGAGCCACCATGTGATAGATGTATAAGAAATGAATTGGCTTTGAATTAGAACTCACAGAAACTGTACAAATAAATAATAATGGAAATTGTAACAAATAAATTGCATGTAACCATTCTCCCATTTTTCCCCCTCGTTCCTGGACATCTCAGATGTTAATATTTCATAGTTATACTCATCTCACTTTTTCTGGATTTCCTTCTCATCACAGTGACCCCACCAGAGCTGTCTTCAGCTTGCAGGTCCTAGCAGGTTCCATCAGAGAGCAAAATATATGACTCCCAGCAAAAGCACACAATCACACCCTAtctatcaatgggacagtcccaacttGAGGCATCTCTTTCACCATTACAGCTGGGACTGATTTCTCTTGATCTGCTTGGCAGTAGGGAGGAACAGTAAGTCCTATTCACTGCAACGGTAAATAGGTGTTGTACAGGAGGGGAAGAAGGGGCATCTCAACACTTTCCAGGGGTAGTTGCCACTCTggtcagtagcgcacgcaggggggtttatgAGTGCTCAAAACCCCCCCTGATCAGTGCTGGACAACAGACACCATCTACAGCTTCAACCAGAAGATGACTCTTAATGAGCCTATCAGGTGCAGACAACAGAGTGCAGTGCTGCCGGGTGCCACTAGATGCTCCCATCACCATGTTTGCTGTCCCATCTGCCAGAGTCAGAAATTCAGGTCAAGAAACCCCCCTGAAAAGagcaacaaacccccccccccccacacacacaaaaactgTTGACTCTTTGTGTCAACTTTGCCCATGCTGACCTACCATACATGTTGACCTATTCATGTTTTGGCCTTCAGTCAGTGTCAACCTACTCACTATCGACCTGCACCCAATGATCCTCACCTGACTCAGACCTCTGGGAGTGTGTctgattcattcagtgcagctgaatagcaatgagtctgatccatctccactgagtctGCATCAGTCTCACAAGCAGTCAGTGACTCAGATCTCTGCTATTCTGCTTCACTGGATGAATCAATGAGtctgatccatctccactgagtctGCATCAGTCTCACAAGCAGTCAGTGACTCAGACCTCTGCTATCCTGCTTCACTGGATGAATCAATGAGtctgatccatctccactgagtctGCATCAGTCTCACAAGCAGTCAGTGACTCAGATCTCTGCTATTCTGCTTCACTGGATGAATCAATGAGtctgatccatctccactgagtctgcatcagtctcacaggcagtcagtgACTCAGATCTCTGCTATTCTGCTTCACTGGATGAATCAATGAGtctgatccatctccactgagtctgcatcagtctcacaggcagtcagtgACTCAGACCTCTGCTATTCTGCTTCACTGGATGAATCAATGAGtctgatccatctccactgagtctgcatcagtctcacaggcagtcagtgactcagacctctgctattcagctgcactggatgaatcagtgatgaatctgatgagtctCCACTAAGTTGTTCACTGTCTCAAGTCAGTGTCACAGGaagtcaggcacagcagcagcagccctgacactgagcagcatcacCCTGCTCCCTCCCAGGGGGTGTCACCCAGGAGTGCTGCCACCCAATCACTGTGACTGACTGAGAGAGGTTACTGGAGGCTGTCTCACTACGCCAAACTGTGGCTGACTCCAATCATTCCAACTTCTAAATTATTCCAgtcattggggtttatttactaagattcgtgtttcaggCTATTTGGTGGGAGTTAGATCTTAATTGCTATCTGTCgtatttttttgcaactttttgaatccattttcggtaatttactaagctgctgagttttaGTTTTTCGGGTTTTTTTTTATGTCCATGTGATTTGTATTTTTATCCATAATTTTGCAGCCAaagatgtttttttaaaatggaTTCGTAGTTTGCATTTGCGGCAGTATTTTTTTCGTGTTTTCGCGTTTCCACTTTTACTTTCGGTTTTGTCACTcgaacgtgattggttgtgtttcagacggaggagtgtctgtgcggcaTCGTATAAATACGCCCCGAAtcttgtgggtttagctagtggagaggtgagaggttgtggtctgtggtgttggagagttgtttAGTGGTTTTGGTGTGGTTTAGtgatttctgagtgctgtattgtgtttgaaagtagtcttgtcattcttgtgtaGTTTGTTTGGAGTTTGTCTATTTTATTGTGGTTGTAATTTTTGGTTTAAGtctattgcataccctccaactgtacctttttatggtctgtaccaatttttggctctccaaacttccattgaaagtataggaaaagggccctttacccgcggccacacccccttttataatttgtatcgatttttatgtataaaatgttggaTGGTATGCTATTGTcattgtttatgtgtgtgtgtgtgtgtgtgtgtgtgtgtggtgtagtggTAGAGGAGTGTGTTTATTTGTTTTTCTTTC
This region includes:
- the LOC134932232 gene encoding endonuclease domain-containing 1 protein-like — its product is MTFLKLSLTLLVLCSAGFGEVLEDFSQVSKCQSFFYEGQAPLGLASNSTANICQRLQGEYHYATLYHRLARVPIYSAYILEISTTSRPDISSANWYLEPMLAGIPQKEMAKPSYPEMQENIEYATESQAVNDDYRNSGLSRGHVNPSQHHSSTSQLSTFTYTNMAPQDSTFNSGTWNQYENFLKDSILPSCVQTHVITGIILSGFTPGEGKWLRNRVNVPDFYWSAFCCVKANGTKRAEGRLGRNSSPYDVVTQTVPELEAILSNRYGRNVSLFYKGCQ